One window from the genome of Rhinolophus ferrumequinum isolate MPI-CBG mRhiFer1 chromosome 22, mRhiFer1_v1.p, whole genome shotgun sequence encodes:
- the C22H1orf54 gene encoding uncharacterized protein C1orf54 homolog isoform X1, which translates to MDVLFIAVLAVPLIFGQKYEAEEGLEEEDYYQVIYYYTVTPNYDEFGESFTLDYSMFDSEDRLNRMDKELTKAEETTVSHETERADHEKPVTVKPVKPVKPVTVETQSPDMNDAGSSLQSPVPLLLSWALVQGWMYFM; encoded by the exons ATGGATGTCCTCTTCATAGCCGTCCTTGCTGTACCACTTATCTTCG GACAAAAATATGAGGCTGAAGAAGGACTGGAAGAGGAAGATTATTATCAGGTGATCTATTATTATACAGTCACCCCCAATTATG ATGAGTTTGGTGAAAGTTTCACTCTTGATTACTCCATGTTTGACTCAGAGGACAGGCTG AACAGGATGGATAAGGAGTTAACAAAAGCAGAAGAGACTACCGTCAGTCATGAAACAGAACGTGCAGACCATGAGAAGCCTGTAACAGTGAAACCAGTGAAACCAGTGAAACCAGTGACAGTGGAAACA CAGAGTCCAGATATGAATGATGCTGGATCCAGTCTgcagagtcctgttccccttctcctgTCCTGGGCCCTGGTTCAGGGGTGGATGTATTTCATGTAG
- the C22H1orf54 gene encoding uncharacterized protein C1orf54 homolog isoform X2, translating to MDVLFIAVLAVPLIFGQKYEAEEGLEEEDYYQVIYYYTVTPNYDEFGESFTLDYSMFDSEDRLNRMDKELTKAEETTVSHETERADHEKPVTVKPVKPVKPVTVETSPDMNDAGSSLQSPVPLLLSWALVQGWMYFM from the exons ATGGATGTCCTCTTCATAGCCGTCCTTGCTGTACCACTTATCTTCG GACAAAAATATGAGGCTGAAGAAGGACTGGAAGAGGAAGATTATTATCAGGTGATCTATTATTATACAGTCACCCCCAATTATG ATGAGTTTGGTGAAAGTTTCACTCTTGATTACTCCATGTTTGACTCAGAGGACAGGCTG AACAGGATGGATAAGGAGTTAACAAAAGCAGAAGAGACTACCGTCAGTCATGAAACAGAACGTGCAGACCATGAGAAGCCTGTAACAGTGAAACCAGTGAAACCAGTGAAACCAGTGACAGTGGAAACA AGTCCAGATATGAATGATGCTGGATCCAGTCTgcagagtcctgttccccttctcctgTCCTGGGCCCTGGTTCAGGGGTGGATGTATTTCATGTAG
- the CIART gene encoding circadian-associated transcriptional repressor isoform X1: MDSPSSVSSYSSYSLSSCFSTSPVNSDFGFPSDSEGEDKGAHGPMPDTVRLRGGSRPSPGPIRHRQRPKVSSNQQTASHAEQRGLASPMAGSGIKRSRDRQLETSLNIQGSTTEGDRLFAQKCKELQGFIRPLTDLLNGLKMGRFERGLSSFQQSVAMDRIQRIVGVLQKPQMGERYLGTLLQVEGMLKTWFPHIAARKSSLGSSRPQLTKHFPSHRSYRTASSPAPPTEKMEQTQLGHVVLKPKQPWHLMEWPAMNLTWIHTTPICNPPLSSQGAVSFSRGPLGTGTSIGVILLLQHGEQPFTHSAPTSPVPPTTASPVTAGDPKKLFGEGPRCYSLPVTLPSDWSCTLSPLDPSTTAREMTMGHLEQTRSHPPVASAVHPLNP; the protein is encoded by the exons ATGGATTCTCCATCTAGCGTTTCATCCTATTCTTCCTACTCTCTGTCTTCCTGTTTTTCCACCTCGCCAGTGAACAGTGACTTTGGCTTCCCCTCCGATAGTGAGGGGGAGGACAAGGGGGCCCATGGCCCCATGCCTGACACTGTTAGGCTGAGGGGAGGTTCTCGGCCAAGTCCCGGTCCAATTCGTCACAGGCAACGACCCAAGGTTTCCAGTAACCAACAGACAGCATCTCACGCGGAACAGCGGGGCTTGGCTTCTCCTATGGCAGGATCTGGGATCAAAAGATCAAGAGATCGTCAATTGGAGACCAGTCTCAACATTCAGGGTAGCACCACAGAAGGAGACCGGCTCTTTGCTCAGAAG TGTAAAGAGCTCCAGGGATTCATACGCCCTCTCACAGACCTACTGAATGGGCTGAAGATGGGTCGCTTTGAGAGAG GATTAAGCAGTTTCCAGCAGAGCGTGGCAATGGACAGGATCCAGCGGATAGTAGGTGTTTTGCAGAAGCCACAGATGGG AGAGCGTTATCTAGGAACCCTGCTACAGGTAGAAGGGATGTTAAAGACTTGGTTTCCTCACATAGCTGCCCGGAAGTCATCATTGGGTAGTAGCAGACCCCAGCTGACCAAG CATTTTCCAAGCCACCGCAGTTATCGAACTGCTTCCTCTCCTGCACCTCCCACGGAAAAGATGGAACAGACACAGCTAGGACATGTAGTATTGAAACCAAAGCAGCCTTGGCACCTCATGGAATGGCCAGCTATGAACCTCACTTGGATCCACACCACTCCAATTTGTAACCCCCCTCTCAGTTCCCAAGGTGCCGTTTCCTTTAGCCGTGGTCCTTTAGGCACTGGAACCAGCATTGGTGTCATCCTTCTCCTCCAGCATGGAGAGCAGCCCTTCACCCACTCAGCCCCAACCAGTCCAGTTCCACCTACTACAGCATCTCCTGTCACCGCTGGTGACCCTAAGAAACTATTTGGAGAGGGACCGCGTTGCTACAGTTTGCCAGTAACTCTGCCGTCAGACTGGAGCTGTACCCTATCCCCGCTTGATCCAAGCACCACAGCCAGAGAGATGACCATGGGACACCTAGAGCAGACGAGAAGCCATCCTCCAGTTGCTTCTGCTGTCCATCCTCTCAACCCCTAA
- the CIART gene encoding circadian-associated transcriptional repressor isoform X2 has protein sequence MAGSGIKRSRDRQLETSLNIQGSTTEGDRLFAQKCKELQGFIRPLTDLLNGLKMGRFERGLSSFQQSVAMDRIQRIVGVLQKPQMGERYLGTLLQVEGMLKTWFPHIAARKSSLGSSRPQLTKHFPSHRSYRTASSPAPPTEKMEQTQLGHVVLKPKQPWHLMEWPAMNLTWIHTTPICNPPLSSQGAVSFSRGPLGTGTSIGVILLLQHGEQPFTHSAPTSPVPPTTASPVTAGDPKKLFGEGPRCYSLPVTLPSDWSCTLSPLDPSTTAREMTMGHLEQTRSHPPVASAVHPLNP, from the exons ATGGCAGGATCTGGGATCAAAAGATCAAGAGATCGTCAATTGGAGACCAGTCTCAACATTCAGGGTAGCACCACAGAAGGAGACCGGCTCTTTGCTCAGAAG TGTAAAGAGCTCCAGGGATTCATACGCCCTCTCACAGACCTACTGAATGGGCTGAAGATGGGTCGCTTTGAGAGAG GATTAAGCAGTTTCCAGCAGAGCGTGGCAATGGACAGGATCCAGCGGATAGTAGGTGTTTTGCAGAAGCCACAGATGGG AGAGCGTTATCTAGGAACCCTGCTACAGGTAGAAGGGATGTTAAAGACTTGGTTTCCTCACATAGCTGCCCGGAAGTCATCATTGGGTAGTAGCAGACCCCAGCTGACCAAG CATTTTCCAAGCCACCGCAGTTATCGAACTGCTTCCTCTCCTGCACCTCCCACGGAAAAGATGGAACAGACACAGCTAGGACATGTAGTATTGAAACCAAAGCAGCCTTGGCACCTCATGGAATGGCCAGCTATGAACCTCACTTGGATCCACACCACTCCAATTTGTAACCCCCCTCTCAGTTCCCAAGGTGCCGTTTCCTTTAGCCGTGGTCCTTTAGGCACTGGAACCAGCATTGGTGTCATCCTTCTCCTCCAGCATGGAGAGCAGCCCTTCACCCACTCAGCCCCAACCAGTCCAGTTCCACCTACTACAGCATCTCCTGTCACCGCTGGTGACCCTAAGAAACTATTTGGAGAGGGACCGCGTTGCTACAGTTTGCCAGTAACTCTGCCGTCAGACTGGAGCTGTACCCTATCCCCGCTTGATCCAAGCACCACAGCCAGAGAGATGACCATGGGACACCTAGAGCAGACGAGAAGCCATCCTCCAGTTGCTTCTGCTGTCCATCCTCTCAACCCCTAA
- the MRPS21 gene encoding 28S ribosomal protein S21, mitochondrial encodes MAKHLKFIARTVMVQEGNVEGAYRTLNRILSMDGLIEDIKRRRYYEKPCRRRQRESYETCRRIYNMEMTRKINFLMRKNRADPWQGC; translated from the exons ATGGCAAAACATCTGAAGTTCATTGCCAGGACTGTGATGGTACAGGAAGGGAACGTTGAAGGTGCATACAGGACCCTAAACAG AATCCTCAGCATGGATGGGCTCATTGAGGACATCAAGCGACGACGGTACTACGAGAAGCCTTGCCGCCGGCGACAGAGGGAAAGCTATGAAACCTGCCGGCGCATCTACAACATGGAAATGACTCGCAAGATCAACTTTCTGATGCGAAAGAATCGGGCGGATCCATGGCAGGGCTGCTGA